From the genome of Hydrogenophilus thermoluteolus, one region includes:
- a CDS encoding thymidylate synthase: MQTYLALLDHILTYGVEKRDRTGVGTLSVFGYQMRFPLNGGETFPLLTTKKLHVRSIIHELLWFLRGDTNIRYLHENKVTIWDEWADANGDLGPIYGKQWRRWEAPDGRVIDQIAQVVESLKNNPDSRRHLVVAWNPADVDKMALPPCHALFQFYVANGRLSCQLYQRSADVFLGVPFNIASYALLTMMVAQVCGYTAHEFIWTGGDCHLYRNHIEQARLQLTRTPRPLPRMRLDPTVTRLEDFRYEHFTLEGYDPHPHIPAPVAV, encoded by the coding sequence ATGCAGACCTATCTGGCGCTTCTCGACCACATCCTCACCTACGGCGTGGAAAAACGCGACCGCACCGGCGTCGGCACGCTGTCGGTCTTCGGCTATCAGATGCGGTTTCCACTCAACGGCGGGGAGACCTTTCCGCTCCTCACCACGAAAAAGCTCCATGTGCGCTCGATCATTCATGAGCTGCTCTGGTTTTTGCGCGGCGACACCAACATTCGCTACCTTCATGAAAACAAGGTGACGATCTGGGACGAATGGGCCGACGCAAATGGTGACTTGGGGCCGATCTACGGCAAACAGTGGCGGCGCTGGGAGGCACCAGACGGGCGGGTGATCGACCAGATCGCGCAGGTGGTGGAATCGCTCAAGAACAATCCAGACTCGCGACGCCACCTGGTCGTGGCGTGGAACCCCGCCGATGTCGACAAGATGGCGCTTCCGCCCTGTCACGCACTTTTTCAGTTTTACGTCGCGAATGGGCGGCTTTCGTGCCAACTCTATCAGCGCAGCGCCGACGTCTTTTTGGGGGTTCCGTTCAACATTGCCTCCTATGCACTCCTGACGATGATGGTGGCGCAGGTTTGCGGCTACACCGCGCACGAGTTCATCTGGACGGGCGGCGATTGCCACTTGTACCGCAACCACATCGAACAAGCGCGTCTGCAGCTCACCCGCACGCCACGCCCGTTGCCGCGGATGCGGCTCGACCCGACGGTCACACGGCTCGAGGATTTTCGCTACGAGCACTTCACCCTGGAGGGGTACGACCCCCATCCCCATATTCCGGCGCCGGTGGCGGTATGA
- a CDS encoding oxygen-binding di-iron domain-containing protein, producing MRNLELYRDSNHLCVLLHETEGNEEEGIHSNQYLILHREEGVLLDPGGFGVMPDVLEAMLDYCTPEQIKAIILSHQDPDIVGGLASWLEITQAQVWISRLWTRFIPHYGLPPKAVERLIAIPDEGARFTWNDGTELELLPAHFLHSEGNFHVYDPTSQILFSGDLGAAEMSSAALSPFVDDFPAHVCQIAGFHRRYMVSHRAVAVWRATLGDRPLSMIAPQHGAIYRGRAITDFLAWIDELPCGVDCLQPGGRFLP from the coding sequence ATGCGCAATCTAGAACTATACCGCGATTCGAACCACCTGTGCGTGCTTTTGCACGAAACCGAAGGGAATGAAGAGGAAGGCATTCACTCGAATCAGTATCTCATTTTGCACCGGGAGGAGGGGGTATTGCTCGACCCCGGCGGTTTCGGCGTGATGCCCGACGTGCTCGAAGCGATGCTCGACTACTGCACGCCGGAGCAGATCAAGGCGATCATCCTTTCGCACCAGGACCCGGACATCGTCGGCGGGTTAGCTTCCTGGCTCGAGATCACACAAGCTCAGGTGTGGATTTCGCGTTTGTGGACCCGCTTCATTCCCCATTATGGTCTCCCACCCAAGGCGGTCGAGCGCCTTATCGCGATTCCCGACGAAGGGGCACGCTTCACCTGGAACGACGGTACGGAACTGGAGCTCCTGCCGGCTCATTTCCTCCATTCCGAAGGCAATTTCCACGTCTATGACCCCACCAGCCAGATCCTCTTTTCAGGCGACCTCGGTGCAGCGGAGATGAGCAGTGCGGCACTCAGCCCATTTGTCGATGACTTCCCCGCTCACGTTTGCCAAATTGCCGGATTTCACCGTCGCTACATGGTGAGTCACCGTGCGGTTGCCGTATGGCGCGCGACCCTGGGGGATCGACCGCTCTCGATGATCGCCCCGCAGCACGGAGCGATCTACCGTGGTCGTGCGATCACTGATTTCCTTGCCTGGATCGACGAACTGCCTTGCGGCGTCGATTGCCTACAGCCAGGCGGGAGATTCCTTCCGTGA
- a CDS encoding dihydrofolate reductase has translation MSEIVIIAAMGRNGELGYRNALPWHLPDDLKRFKQLTLGAPVVMGRNTWHSLGRPLPGRTNVVVSRTLARSQTDAAPTEREPESTLPSGVLCFPTLEAALAALAKAPTVFVIGGAQLYAAALPFADRLELTEVDAEVSADAFFPPWPKTEFVEVARTRHPADANHPYPFAFVTYRRVQSRTQST, from the coding sequence ATGAGCGAAATCGTGATCATCGCCGCAATGGGGCGAAATGGGGAACTGGGGTACCGCAATGCGCTTCCGTGGCATCTGCCGGACGACCTCAAACGCTTCAAGCAGCTCACGCTGGGGGCGCCGGTGGTGATGGGGCGCAACACGTGGCACTCTCTTGGGAGGCCGCTGCCGGGGCGCACCAATGTGGTGGTGAGTCGAACGCTTGCGCGATCGCAAACGGACGCCGCGCCCACCGAAAGAGAACCGGAATCGACGCTTCCCTCTGGGGTGCTATGCTTTCCAACGCTCGAGGCGGCATTGGCGGCATTGGCGAAGGCGCCCACCGTGTTCGTGATCGGCGGCGCGCAGCTCTACGCCGCGGCACTTCCCTTTGCGGACCGCTTGGAGCTCACCGAGGTCGACGCCGAAGTCTCTGCCGACGCGTTCTTTCCGCCTTGGCCCAAAACGGAATTCGTCGAAGTTGCACGCACGCGACACCCGGCGGACGCGAACCACCCCTATCCGTTTGCGTTCGTCACCT